In Brevibacterium zhoupengii, the following are encoded in one genomic region:
- a CDS encoding GvpL/GvpF family gas vesicle protein, whose amino-acid sequence MTDDNGAAAPKLYVYAIVPAGDYTPKVNGIDGSAVHLIGNPEGPRAVVHTHTGGPYDGPDDDVKRWILQHSEVVEDGWQGAGSVLPVSFNVIVRPDTESGATSTVQLERWLEESKGALSARLGDLDGTSELRVEISLDRSAFVEANGEVRRIKDDMEDRPAGVRRLLEKRLEKTEKELADREADDLYPALRARIAEQCLGIEEYRTPPREARQTPILMASCLVTEPGIQNLGAELTSIQNEQPAVSIRFLGPWPPYSFADMSDAFAGMSGQDQPSSAT is encoded by the coding sequence GTGACAGACGACAATGGCGCTGCGGCGCCCAAGCTCTATGTCTACGCCATTGTGCCCGCCGGTGATTACACGCCCAAGGTCAACGGCATCGACGGGTCGGCGGTGCATCTGATCGGGAACCCCGAGGGGCCCCGCGCGGTGGTCCACACGCACACTGGCGGGCCCTACGACGGTCCTGATGACGATGTGAAGCGATGGATCCTGCAGCACAGCGAGGTCGTTGAGGACGGATGGCAGGGAGCAGGAAGCGTGCTTCCGGTCTCCTTCAATGTGATCGTGCGCCCGGACACCGAATCGGGAGCAACGTCGACCGTCCAGCTCGAAAGGTGGTTGGAGGAGTCGAAGGGTGCGCTGTCTGCGCGTTTGGGCGACTTGGACGGCACCTCGGAGCTGCGAGTCGAGATCTCGCTGGACCGAAGCGCCTTCGTCGAAGCCAACGGCGAGGTTCGGAGAATCAAAGACGATATGGAAGACCGCCCTGCGGGAGTCCGTCGACTGTTGGAGAAGCGTCTGGAGAAGACCGAGAAGGAGCTTGCAGATCGAGAGGCCGACGACCTCTATCCTGCCCTGAGAGCTCGGATCGCCGAACAGTGCCTGGGTATCGAGGAGTATCGTACCCCGCCTCGGGAAGCGAGACAGACTCCGATCCTCATGGCCTCGTGTTTGGTCACTGAACCAGGCATCCAGAATCTGGGAGCCGAGCTGACCTCAATTCAGAACGAGCAGCCAGCCGTTTCCATCCGATTCCTGGGCCCCTGGCCGCCGTACTCATTTGCCGACATGTCCGACGCGTTTGCCGGCATGTCCGGTCAGGATCAGCCCTCTTCCGCGACGTAG
- a CDS encoding gas vesicle protein K, with protein sequence MALNVDEESLKHGVLTLVVTLVEVIQEALETQAVRRMEGGDLTEDEQNRLGEALLELDEAMDQIKAEHGITGSVDDLHRGLDDVVDEVVDKLINPARWAEETSKDIK encoded by the coding sequence ATGGCACTGAATGTGGATGAAGAGAGCCTCAAGCACGGCGTCCTCACCTTGGTCGTCACCCTCGTCGAGGTGATTCAGGAAGCGCTGGAGACGCAGGCCGTGCGGCGCATGGAAGGCGGTGACCTCACCGAGGACGAACAGAACCGCCTCGGCGAGGCACTCTTAGAACTCGATGAGGCCATGGACCAGATCAAGGCCGAGCACGGCATCACCGGCTCCGTTGACGATCTGCATCGCGGACTCGACGACGTCGTCGACGAGGTGGTCGACAAACTCATCAACCCAGCCAGATGGGCCGAAGAGACCTCGAAGGATATCAAGTGA
- a CDS encoding gas vesicle protein produces the protein MADDAIMQPTRDPRATLPDLIEVLLNKGVYLNLDLIISVSDIPLIGINLRATIAGIETMLEYGMMRQWDEDTRKWVQQSVRAHLPLAEDEEILAKMAGGHYQDNFYRTWRPGSAYLTSQRLIIHRRDPAETLWQAKLSSIESITPLSEPSIGGEERIRILVRLNDGSESKLSALEPERLIRLVQEQRGAALQPSTGRVSSSSPQPLKQGRMWYLETLSSGGTWRGGEAVLTGRDLTWKSPMDSRALVRISASQVRNLRWEKHDNPTNKARILFVETEQSSIRLAADDIDGWCDELEQWSAFEQQDPAADDSREKTEEGESWH, from the coding sequence ATGGCCGACGACGCGATCATGCAGCCCACCCGGGATCCCCGGGCGACCCTGCCTGATCTCATTGAGGTGCTCCTCAACAAGGGCGTGTACCTGAATCTCGACCTCATCATCTCCGTCTCAGACATACCTCTCATCGGGATCAACCTGCGCGCGACCATTGCTGGGATCGAGACGATGCTCGAATACGGGATGATGCGTCAATGGGATGAAGACACCCGAAAGTGGGTCCAGCAGTCGGTCCGCGCGCACCTGCCTTTGGCCGAGGACGAAGAGATCCTGGCCAAGATGGCGGGGGGACATTACCAGGACAACTTCTATCGCACCTGGCGACCCGGCAGCGCCTACCTCACCTCGCAGCGACTGATCATCCACCGACGCGATCCGGCGGAGACACTGTGGCAGGCGAAGCTGAGTTCAATAGAATCCATCACGCCGCTGTCGGAGCCCTCGATCGGGGGCGAGGAGCGCATTCGCATCCTCGTCCGACTCAACGATGGCAGCGAATCGAAGCTGTCCGCCCTTGAACCCGAACGCCTGATCCGTCTGGTTCAGGAACAGCGAGGGGCCGCACTGCAACCCTCGACAGGTCGAGTCTCGAGCTCGTCGCCACAACCGCTGAAGCAGGGCCGAATGTGGTACCTGGAGACGCTGTCGAGCGGAGGGACATGGCGGGGCGGCGAGGCAGTCCTGACGGGCCGTGATCTCACCTGGAAGTCCCCGATGGACAGCCGCGCGCTGGTGAGGATCTCTGCCTCGCAAGTGCGGAATCTGCGCTGGGAGAAGCACGACAACCCCACCAACAAGGCACGTATTCTGTTCGTCGAGACCGAGCAGTCTTCGATACGACTGGCCGCGGATGACATCGACGGCTGGTGCGACGAGCTCGAACAATGGAGCGCATTCGAGCAACAGGATCCGGCTGCCGACGATTCGCGCGAGAAGACCGAAGAAGGAGAGTCATGGCACTGA
- a CDS encoding gas vesicle protein, with protein MSITNQSNSAMQPQRSQEGTLLHVVETLLDKGLVLNADIMVSVAGVELLGIRIRAALASFETAARYGLDFPAGTDRDTVAWKEAIEQKDTCPECGKRAELAQLMNAYCPWCGWQSAHSKQVESGGAAELKQSSTESEKSSERK; from the coding sequence ATGAGTATTACGAACCAGTCGAACAGTGCGATGCAGCCACAGCGCAGCCAGGAGGGGACTCTCCTCCACGTGGTGGAGACGCTGCTGGACAAAGGCCTGGTCCTCAACGCCGACATCATGGTCTCAGTGGCAGGAGTCGAACTCCTCGGCATTCGGATCAGGGCAGCCCTGGCGTCGTTCGAGACAGCAGCACGCTATGGACTGGACTTCCCCGCCGGCACGGATCGCGACACTGTGGCTTGGAAGGAAGCGATCGAGCAGAAGGACACCTGCCCAGAATGCGGTAAGCGCGCCGAGCTGGCGCAGCTGATGAACGCGTACTGCCCCTGGTGCGGATGGCAGAGTGCTCACTCCAAGCAAGTGGAGTCCGGCGGCGCTGCGGAACTCAAACAGTCCTCCACGGAGTCCGAGAAGTCATCCGAGCGCAAGTAG
- a CDS encoding gas vesicle protein GvpO, with amino-acid sequence MSEETSTDEKQAAQGGASSEGSPQQDSGEKRRPRRTASSESPRRSTAAASSKSRPVKSKASATTSSATKSSAPKSSAPKSEESTTASEPARVSTVQAVKKAVEQFSALTGRSPESVVGARWADDHWAVRLEVVESRRVPDTADLLAEYDIQLDEQGELLEYSRQNRYVRGRPSE; translated from the coding sequence ATGAGCGAAGAGACAAGCACGGACGAGAAGCAGGCCGCACAGGGTGGGGCCTCGTCCGAAGGCTCGCCTCAGCAGGACAGCGGCGAGAAGAGGCGGCCGAGGCGGACAGCCTCGTCCGAATCACCACGCCGGTCGACCGCTGCGGCGTCGTCGAAATCTCGTCCTGTGAAATCGAAGGCCAGCGCGACCACATCGAGTGCGACGAAATCCAGCGCGCCCAAGTCCAGCGCACCGAAGTCCGAGGAGTCGACGACGGCATCGGAACCAGCCAGGGTCTCGACTGTGCAAGCAGTCAAGAAGGCCGTCGAACAGTTCAGTGCGCTCACTGGCCGGTCCCCGGAATCGGTCGTCGGTGCACGCTGGGCAGATGACCACTGGGCCGTGCGACTCGAAGTCGTGGAATCTCGTCGCGTTCCCGACACCGCCGATCTGCTGGCCGAATACGACATCCAGCTCGACGAGCAGGGCGAACTCCTCGAGTACAGCCGACAGAACCGCTATGTCCGGGGACGGCCATCCGAGTGA
- a CDS encoding gas vesicle protein GvpG, producing MGIFSAILGAPLAPLKGTVWVAEQVHSEAEKRYYDPSAIRRQLEEVSAAKDSGAISDEEADKLERDLVARLLESTRRRKSKENP from the coding sequence ATGGGAATATTTTCAGCGATCCTCGGTGCTCCTCTGGCCCCTCTCAAGGGGACCGTCTGGGTGGCTGAGCAGGTTCACAGCGAAGCTGAGAAGCGCTATTACGATCCCAGTGCGATTCGACGGCAGTTGGAAGAGGTTTCCGCGGCCAAAGATTCCGGCGCCATCAGCGATGAGGAAGCCGATAAGCTGGAGCGAGATTTGGTCGCGCGTCTATTGGAATCCACTCGTCGACGTAAATCGAAGGAGAACCCATGA
- a CDS encoding GvpL/GvpF family gas vesicle protein, whose protein sequence is MSVDIDTDSDKYLYGIVLADTGLPEGTGGVQASQLHAVGSGRVAAVVSDLVETDVLGTPDDLKAHIAVLDGIAAEQPVLPLAFGTVIPADADIAGEVLAPREAEYVEALEGLSGLSQYTLLVRYDRDTILREILLDNPEAAELRETIAGTDEDETRNERIRLGEIVVKTMESWKTTEGPPILNQLEPLTADMSVRESGQAEDVFEVAVLLAQESLAEFDDAIDKLAEANQDRMRFRFVGPQAPYDFVPEM, encoded by the coding sequence GTGAGCGTAGACATCGATACTGACAGCGATAAGTATCTCTACGGCATCGTTCTCGCAGACACGGGATTGCCGGAGGGAACCGGCGGTGTGCAGGCAAGTCAGTTGCATGCCGTCGGTTCCGGCCGGGTCGCAGCAGTGGTGTCCGATCTCGTTGAGACAGACGTTCTGGGTACCCCGGACGATCTGAAGGCCCACATTGCGGTCCTCGACGGGATTGCCGCTGAGCAACCAGTGCTGCCTCTGGCGTTCGGGACCGTCATCCCAGCGGACGCCGACATTGCCGGTGAAGTATTAGCCCCACGCGAAGCCGAATACGTCGAAGCCCTGGAAGGACTGTCTGGACTGTCCCAGTACACCCTGCTGGTCCGCTACGACCGGGACACGATCCTTCGGGAGATCCTTCTCGACAACCCGGAGGCTGCGGAGCTGAGGGAGACCATCGCCGGCACGGATGAGGACGAGACACGAAACGAACGCATCCGCCTCGGCGAAATCGTGGTGAAGACCATGGAGAGTTGGAAGACCACGGAGGGTCCACCGATTCTCAATCAGCTCGAACCTCTGACCGCCGATATGTCGGTGCGTGAGAGTGGACAGGCTGAAGACGTGTTCGAAGTCGCTGTGCTGCTTGCCCAGGAGTCACTGGCGGAGTTCGACGACGCCATTGACAAGTTGGCGGAGGCGAATCAGGACCGCATGCGGTTTCGGTTCGTCGGACCGCAGGCTCCCTACGATTTCGTTCCTGAGATGTAG
- the gvpJ gene encoding gas vesicle protein GvpJ codes for MSTNTAERSRGSYVDRPSSSSLADVVEIILDKGLVIDAYVRVSLVGIEILTIDARIVIASVDTYLRFAEATNRLDLTQQGGRDLPEMLGGMVEDGAKGKTQGAVEGVKNALTPDDSDDEDEKPRRRTKRPARSSSGSE; via the coding sequence GCAGTTATGTCGATCGTCCATCATCGAGCTCTCTGGCTGACGTCGTCGAGATCATCCTCGACAAAGGACTCGTGATCGATGCCTATGTGCGCGTCTCACTCGTCGGCATCGAAATCCTCACCATCGACGCCCGCATCGTCATCGCCAGTGTCGACACGTACCTTCGCTTCGCCGAGGCGACCAACCGACTCGACCTCACCCAGCAGGGTGGACGGGATCTGCCGGAGATGCTTGGCGGAATGGTCGAAGACGGCGCTAAGGGCAAGACCCAAGGAGCCGTGGAAGGTGTTAAGAACGCGTTGACACCTGATGATTCGGATGACGAGGATGAGAAACCGCGTCGTCGGACCAAACGTCCCGCCCGCAGTTCGTCTGGTTCCGAGTGA